The nucleotide window GCGGGGACTTCAGCATTGGAGGTTCGACAACAGTGGATTGGGCATGTGCTCACCGATCATTCGGTGTTAACACGCCAGACCGTTACTCGGTTGGTCCAGCAACTTGCAGTGCAATCTCGTCTTGCCATCACTGAAACGGGTGGCGAAGAGCACAAAAGTAACACACGGTATGTGACGGTGGATGAGGTAACGGCAGATCTGCAGACGGATGCGTATCTGAACGGTCAGATTCGCCTGACGTTGCAACAGCGGATTCGTCGTCCGGGTACGAATGTACCCTTCATCCGTGAGATTCACCATAGCAAAGGCATGGAGTAAATGTTAGCCCAGAGGAACTTCAGTTTAAAGGTTGGTTCCAGATTATAGCTTTGAGTAGATTGGTTTAGCTTCAACATTATAGCTTTAAATTCATAGGTTCATAGGATCGAAAATTCATAGGTCAACCTTAAAGATCAACGATTCACGAAATCAGTAGTCCAACAATGAGGTGAGATGGCAATGGCAAGTTCAGTGAAAAAAAGCAAACAGACAGCCCCGCGGTATACACGGGCAGAACTGATGAATCATGCAGAAGCCCTCTTTGCCGTTAAGGCAGAGGTGCTGTACGGTGCGCTGTACGAAGCAGTGCAAGAGACGTTTTCCATTGAAGAAACGCAGGAACGAATTAACCAATTTATGAAAGCGAAGGTGAAGGGATAATGGCAGGTGGAACTTGGGAGCAAACGAATCGTCCGGTCCTTCCGGGCTTATATATGAATTTTCAGGCGGCAGCATCTTCGGCCATTCAAGCGGGTACGCGGGGAACGGTCGTTGTGCCGATCAAGGCCAACTGGGGTCCGGCAGGGACTTTTGTTGAGGTAGGGAGTGAAGCGGCAATTGAACGTATCTATGCGGCAAATGTGCTGGACAACGGTACGGCTTATACGTCCTTGAAGCTCGCCCTGTTGGGTGGACCGAAGAAGTTGCTCGCTTATCGTGTAGCAAGTGCTGCGGCCAAAGCAGCCACGCTTACTTTGAAGGACAGCAGTGATGCCAATGTGCTGCAGCTGGATGCGAAGTATCCGGGGGATCGTGCAAATGGATTCTACGTCACCATCCAGCCAGGCGTGATTGATAATACGAAGCATGAAGTGCGTCTCTTTGAAGGTAACCGGATGTTGTATGCGCTCCTGACAGCGGATATTACAGCAGCGTCTCTGGCGAAAGAGATTAATGCCGATGAACGAAATGTCTGGGTAACGGCGCAGGCGATTGGCGATGGTACAGGCGCGGTTGCTACTGTTGCGGGCGCGGCATTCAAAGGCGGCGTAAGTGGTAACGATGACCTGACCAATGCAGAGTACATTGCTGTACAGGGTGCGCTGGAAGGGGAGCAATTCGACGTCTTGGCTTTGGATCAGGCGGCTGATGCACCCCTGCTTGCGAGTTTTGCGGCATGGGTGAAACGTGTACGTAGTGAAGGCAAACCGGTGATGGCCGTATTTGGCGGTTCCGTAGCGGACGACACCTCAGCTACAGCAGCGCAAAAAGCGGCAGCACGTTCGCTTGCGCTGAACCATGAAGGTGTGATTAATGTTGGTACAGGCGTTCGCCTTGGAGATGCATTCTACAGCTCGGCGGAAACGTCTGCCTATGTTGCAGGTCTGATCGCCGGACAACGTCTGAACCAATCCACAACCTATGCAGCTACTCCGTTCGATGATGTGACACGTCGCTGGACGCGTGCAGAACAGGAGCAGGCGGTACAGAATGGCGTATTTATTTTCTTCCATGATGGACGTCAGGTGAAAGCACTTCGCGGTGTAAACACACTGGTAACGCCAGCCGCTGGACAGAATAATGCTTGGAAAAAAATCCGTTCCATTCGTGTGTTGGACGCCATTAACACAGATTTGCAGCGTTCTGCGGAAGATACGTATATCGGTAAGGTAAACAATACCGAAGAGGGTCGTCAGGCGCTGATTAGTGCCATGAAGGCCTATTTGGCGTTGCTTGCACAGAGCAATGTGATTGAAGCTGACGGTTATGATGTCATTCTTGACCCGGCGTATTATGGAGCAGCACCAGTTCTCAAACCGGAAGCGGATCAAGTATTCCTGCAATGGAATGTGAAGCTGACGGATGTGATGGAGCAGTTGTTTGGTACATTTTACGTGCAATAAGGTTGTGTGAAAGGAAAGAACGATATTTTATAATTTCAAGGAGGAAAATATATGTTGGATGCGTCAAGAGTGATTCTCGGTACCCATGGTCAGCTGCATATCGATGGTGTGTGGCAGACAAACATTAACAAGTTGGAAGCGAGTGTGGAGATTGAAAAGCGTGAGCTGAACCTGGTCGGTAACGACTGGAAGGTGCACAAAAACGGCGCGAAAAAAGGAACAGGCACGATGACGGGTTACAAAGTCACTTCCGATATGATCCAGCGCGGCTTCACCAAATTCGAGATCATTTCCAAGCTGAATGACCCTGAATCGTATGGACATGAGAGTGTTTTGCTGAAAGGTTGCATGGTGGACAAAATCCAACTTGCCAACTGGACAGCGGGTGAGGAAGTACCGGAGGAAACAGGCTTTACGTTTGAAGGATTTGAATTGCTGAATCCGATTGTGGCGAACTAAAGGTTGAAATAGGCACGTTATTGAGCTGGTTTGCTCAAGCGTGATTGCATAGTTACTTCATATCATATGGACACCAATGCAGGCCGAGATGATCTCGGTCTCTTTGTTGTCTCTACAGGCTTGGAAGCTGGCATAGCTAAACCCATTTTTGAAATAAGAAGGAGATAACGCCCGATGAGTATGAATGAAAATATGTCCGAAGAACAGATTTTGGATCAGTTGTTTGAAGCAGCAGAACGTTTGCCAGAGGAAAATGTGCGCATTCAGCGTCTGGATCTGCTGTTGACCTTGCGTGGACTGACGTCCTCCAAAGTGGATCACATTCGCGAACGCTGTACGATTCGAAAAACGACCAAAGGCCGCACTGAGGAAAAGGTGGATACCGAAACGTTTAACGCACTACTCATTTCCGAAGCAACGGTGAAATTGAAGGTCCGTAGCCTGGAATTGTCCGGTTGGGGAGACACCCGTATTACCGGCCGCATGAAGCTATCTGGTGGAGAACAGGCGGTTCGGCGCATGCTGCTCGCGGGTGAATTGGATGCCGTAGGGGATAAAGTGCTGGAGCTGTCCGGCTTCGGTGTGGAGATTGAAGACCTAAAAAACTGATTCACTCCGGCGGGATGACCACGTTTCTGTATCACATGTGGGTACGTCATCATCTCCGGCCCGGAGAGTTCTGGTCTTTGCCACGCGGGGAGCGCTCGCTGTTAATTGCGTTCTCGGAAGAGGAAATGTCAGCGATAACTTCGCAAATGAATCGATAACGATATAGGGCAGGAGGTGAAAAAATGGCAGAAATGATTGTAGGTCTATCCAAATCCAATGCGGAAATGCGGACAACCCTTCGTTATCTGGATCAGATCCAGCGCTCGACGGAACGTCTGGGCAGAGTTCGTTATCAGAGTCTGATCAAGGTAAACAATGAGCTGAGAACGACAGGACGCAGGTTAGAACATATTTATAGTATGGCTGTGCGAATCAGCAGGCTGCGAATCACACCGACAATTGGGTTGATTGATAAGCTGAGTCCAGCGTTGGATCGCGCATGGGCGAAACTGAACAGTTTCAGGGACCAGATGGTTACGGCTTCGGGAACAGTATCCCTTGAAGTTCGGCAGAAGATTGAAGTGGCGATGGGTAAGATAAATCCGGCGAGTGTGTCGTCCACGTCAGTTGTGATCGGGAGTCATAATACAACGATTTATAATGTGGCTAAAGAAGAAGATAAAAAGTGGTGGGAAAAAGCACTGGAATGGACCAGTACTGGATTAGATATTGCAAATAACTTAACTGATTTGATTGGGAAGGGAAAGAAAGCTTGGTCTGATCGAAAGTCTAAAAAGGATAAGGCTTCTAATCCCAGTAAGAGTACAGAAGTGGCGGAGGGCAAGAAAGGTAAAAGCCAAACTCGTAACAGTTCAAGATCTGGTAATTCTAATCCGAGTGAAACTCCCTCACGGAGAGTAGGTGGACGACGCGGTGGAAGGAATCGATCATCAACAGCAACTCCTGTCCCAACGCCAAGTCCTATCATTACAGATACTTCAGATCGTTCTTTTAATGAAGCCAGAAATGCAAGCAACAGGAGAAGTGGTGGTGGCAGGAGATCCAATCTCATCACTGGCATCATGTCCAGTTCACCAACGGCAATGTCTAATCTTTTTTCAGGTGATGGGATGCTTGGTAAATTGGGTGGTGGCTTTGCCAAAGGAGCCAAAAGGTTGCTTGGACCCATCAGCATGCTTGCTGATGTGGCGAACGTAGCGACAGCACCTCCAGAAGAGCGTGGCCGAGCGGTGGGTTCGATGATTGGCGGTACAGCAGGTACTGCGATTGGTAGCGCCATCGGTAGCGTTCTTTTGCCCGGCATCGGAACATGGGTTGGTGGTGCAGTAGGTGGTTGGGCTGGAAGTGCAGCAGGTGGTTGGATCGGTGATCATGCTAAAGATATTGGAAACTTTATGTCTAGTGCTACCGAGGGTGTAGGGGATGCTTTGTCGGGTGCAGCTGATTATGTTTCTGAGAAAACAAAAAAAATCACCGATGGCATATCCGGCTTCTTTGGGTTTGGTTCCAAAAAAGAAGAAAAGACGGTCTCGGCAGCAACGGTGGCTGCACCGTCGCAAGTACCAACAGGCCCGCAGATGGCACCTGCCTATATGCCACCGGCACTGACCATGACAGGCCCAACGGCTTATATGAACAGCAAAGTCGGTCAGCCTACATCTGCTGGATTCATGGGAACAAGCATGATGCAGAGCCAAGCGATGGCGCTTGGTAACGGTGCGCAAACGAATGGGAAATCGTCCACGATGACGGTACAGATATCCGAAGAGCAGATGAACAGTCTGTCCGGTTACTTGAAGGATTTCAAAACCGAAACTACCAATCAGATTGCGATCAATATTCCACCAGGTGCGGTGCAGGTGACCGTGCGCGAAAATGCGATTGATTATGACGCAGTTTCTCACCAGGTGGGGCAACGGATCTCTAACGAGTTCCGCCGTGCGATGCAAAATCGCAAAACAATTATGGCCTAAGCAGAAAGGAGGCCGCAGATATGTCAGTACTTGAAGATAAAGTTGGTCCTAACAAAATGTCATTTACGTTGAAGGACGGCAACACTCCATTTCAATTCCCAGTGAACCCTGAAGAAGTTAATATTTCCAGGTCTAAGGGATATGAAACGGTCAATATGTTGGAGCATGGCGAGTTTGATTTTGCACAAGGGGAGAAGGTGAAGGAGATCACCTTCTCTTCTTTTTTTCCCAAAAGATTTGATCCGTCCTATTGCATGGATGAAAAATCTTTTCTAGATCCACGTGTGGCGATGAATGTGCTGAACACCTTTCTGATCTCCAAAAAGCCGCTGCGTTTCATCATTTCAGAGACGGGCGTGAACGTACCTGTTTTTATTGTTTCGCTTAATTCGAGCTTTCGTGGGGGGGAGACAGGGGATATTTATTTTGACCTGACCCTGCGAACATGGCGGGATTCTAAGGTGGAAAAGGTGGGCTCTGCGGCATCCGGGAGCAAGTCAGGCTCTCGTACCGATTTGAAAAAGAGTAGCAAGACCTACACCGTCAAATCTGGCGACTCCCTGTCCAAAATAGCAAAGCTGGAGCTGGGCAGCAGTTCCAAATGGAACGAGATCTACAAGCTGAACGCGAAGATCATCGGGAGTGATCCAAACCGGATCAAGCCCGGGCAAAAGCTGGTGATGCCATGACCTACAAGGTCATTGTCGACGACAAATATGACATCACCAAGCTGGTGGAGACCATTACGCTGAAGGACTCGCTGGACCAGATTGCGTATCAGGCCAACATCCGGCTGGCGGTGTCTGCGTCTTCCGGTCTGCCTTCGATCTCACCAGGCATGGCGGTGCGAATTAGCGGGGTTCCTTTTGGTGAAAAATCCATGGTTCATCTGTTGCATCCTGCGGTCATCTGGGAGGTGGAGAGTTCCAATAGCGGCACCAAGCGGCTGTCTCTCACGGTGTATGACCGGATGATTTATCTGGAAAAGTCGGAGGATGAGTTCCTGCTGCCGAAGGATCAGACCGCTACGCAGCGACTAAAAACCTACGCCAAAGAGTGGAAGATTCCATACGCTACATTGCCAGAAACCAAGACAAAGCTGGGAAAAGCTGTGTATCGGTCACAGACGATCTTTTCGATGATGTTTGCTGATCTGAAAGAAACGGCAAAGTCCGGCGGGGACATGTACCATCCACGGATGATGCCCGGTGGGTTGCAGCTCTTCAAGGTCGGAAGTAATGCAAAGGTGTATGAGCTGGATCGACTGATTGATCTAACCCAGATGCGTACGCTCGAAGGGGCGGTTACCAAAGTTAAAGTCATGGCAGCTTCGGAGTCCACGAGTGGCAAAGAGGTCCCTTCCAAAGTGCTCGCGATTGAGCAGAATGGTGTGGAAGAACTGGGCACATTGCAAAAGCTGATCGAAGACGATCAGGTGAAATCAACAACCGCCGCGAAAAAACTGGCGAAAAGTCATCTGACGGGTATTCAGGAGACCTTTACGATATCCGCACCGGATGTGAATACGATTCGCGCCGGGGACGCAGTGTTGTTGAAAGGATTGAAGCTAATCGTGATGTCGGTCAGCCGTGATCTGTCTGCCGGACCTGGAACGATGACGTTGGAGCTGGGGACGGTTGAGCTGGTGAAAAGGAGGTATTACCTTGAATAAAGATGATCCGTATGGGCATTTTGCCGACGTCATGCGGGGTGCGATGAGTACACATTCCCGTCAGGCCGTGAGTGGGCTGGGAGCAGTACTGGGTACGATGACCTCATCCGGCGTGAAGCTGGATGATTTCAAGCACGAAGTGCAGGATTATCTCGTGGCCGAGTTGCCGGGCACGCTTGGACTGCCGGAGCGCGAGGCTGCTGGCGCGATCTCCGGTATACCTGACGTGGCAAACGGCGGAACGACGGGCACGGGACGGTTTCTTTTGCAAGAAGAGGAAGTGGAAGAAACGGTGTTGTCTCTTGGCAAAGGTCTGAAAGCGGGAGATCGTGTGCTGGCGATGCGCGTGAATGGCGGTAACGACATTGTGGTGCTGTGTAAGGTGGTGAGTGCACATGCCTAGTTTGTTTCCGGAAACGGGTGTGGTCTGGGGAGATGAGGAGGATCTGTCGGGGGCGGCTTCGGATGAGGTACGCTTTGGATGGAGCTGGCGATTTGATTACGATGCAGGGGATTTTGTACTGACCCCAAGTGGCAAAGTAGCCGCGGCTGGTGGGCATGAAGCCTGGGTGCAATGGTGCATTAAGGCAGTGAAAACGCCACGTTACAGACATGTGATCTATTCCCGAAACTATGGTTCGGAGCTGGAGGATCTGGTGGGTCAGGGTGATAGCCGAGGTGTGATGGAAAGTGAGATTACCCGGATGGTGACGGAAACGTTGCTGGCTGATCCACGCACGGAATCGGTAGACCAGTTCACGTTTGATTGGAATCGGGAGCAGTGCATGTTCTCGTGTCGGGTGGCGAGTGTGCAGGAAGAGATGTTTATTCTGGAAAGTGAGGTGATCTGACGGGATGGCTGAGATTCCGCGTTATTTGGAGGACCAGACGGAGGAACAGATTATGCAGCGTATGCTGGATCGTCTGCCCGCGGATCTGGATAAATCGGAGGGTTCGTTCTTGTGGGATGCGGAGGCTCCGGTTGCGTTTATGCTGTCTGAGGCAGCTTTGTGGGCGCAGGAATTACTGCGGCGAGGGTTTGCAAGTACGGCTGCGAGTAGTGATCCGAATTTTCGTTCGGAAGAGCTGGATCTACGGGCAGGAGAGCACGGCATCACACGGCGAGCTGCAGTGGCGGCACAAGGTGCAGTGAGGTTCATGGGTACGCCGGGGAAAGTGGTGCCTGCGGGAACAGTCGTGGCTACGCTCGCAGATGAAGTGTCTGCTGAAGCTTCGCTCGAATATGAGACAGTGGGACGATTGGAACTGGATGCAGAGGGCTCCGGGATGGTAGGCGTGCGAGCGCTTGTTGCTGGGAAAGAGAGCAATGTACCTGCGGGCACGGTAACTGTGTTGTCTACACCTGTAAGTGGCGTGACTTCTGTCACGAACATTGAGGTGATCAAAGGCGGTGCGGATATTGAGGCCGATACGGCGTTGTTG belongs to Paenibacillus sp. FSL H8-0079 and includes:
- a CDS encoding phage tail tube protein; protein product: MLDASRVILGTHGQLHIDGVWQTNINKLEASVEIEKRELNLVGNDWKVHKNGAKKGTGTMTGYKVTSDMIQRGFTKFEIISKLNDPESYGHESVLLKGCMVDKIQLANWTAGEEVPEETGFTFEGFELLNPIVAN
- a CDS encoding phage tail sheath subtilisin-like domain-containing protein, coding for MAGGTWEQTNRPVLPGLYMNFQAAASSAIQAGTRGTVVVPIKANWGPAGTFVEVGSEAAIERIYAANVLDNGTAYTSLKLALLGGPKKLLAYRVASAAAKAATLTLKDSSDANVLQLDAKYPGDRANGFYVTIQPGVIDNTKHEVRLFEGNRMLYALLTADITAASLAKEINADERNVWVTAQAIGDGTGAVATVAGAAFKGGVSGNDDLTNAEYIAVQGALEGEQFDVLALDQAADAPLLASFAAWVKRVRSEGKPVMAVFGGSVADDTSATAAQKAAARSLALNHEGVINVGTGVRLGDAFYSSAETSAYVAGLIAGQRLNQSTTYAATPFDDVTRRWTRAEQEQAVQNGVFIFFHDGRQVKALRGVNTLVTPAAGQNNAWKKIRSIRVLDAINTDLQRSAEDTYIGKVNNTEEGRQALISAMKAYLALLAQSNVIEADGYDVILDPAYYGAAPVLKPEADQVFLQWNVKLTDVMEQLFGTFYVQ
- a CDS encoding LysM peptidoglycan-binding domain-containing protein; the protein is MSFTLKDGNTPFQFPVNPEEVNISRSKGYETVNMLEHGEFDFAQGEKVKEITFSSFFPKRFDPSYCMDEKSFLDPRVAMNVLNTFLISKKPLRFIISETGVNVPVFIVSLNSSFRGGETGDIYFDLTLRTWRDSKVEKVGSAASGSKSGSRTDLKKSSKTYTVKSGDSLSKIAKLELGSSSKWNEIYKLNAKIIGSDPNRIKPGQKLVMP
- a CDS encoding phage portal protein; translated protein: MTYKVIVDDKYDITKLVETITLKDSLDQIAYQANIRLAVSASSGLPSISPGMAVRISGVPFGEKSMVHLLHPAVIWEVESSNSGTKRLSLTVYDRMIYLEKSEDEFLLPKDQTATQRLKTYAKEWKIPYATLPETKTKLGKAVYRSQTIFSMMFADLKETAKSGGDMYHPRMMPGGLQLFKVGSNAKVYELDRLIDLTQMRTLEGAVTKVKVMAASESTSGKEVPSKVLAIEQNGVEELGTLQKLIEDDQVKSTTAAKKLAKSHLTGIQETFTISAPDVNTIRAGDAVLLKGLKLIVMSVSRDLSAGPGTMTLELGTVELVKRRYYLE
- a CDS encoding DUF2634 domain-containing protein, producing MPSLFPETGVVWGDEEDLSGAASDEVRFGWSWRFDYDAGDFVLTPSGKVAAAGGHEAWVQWCIKAVKTPRYRHVIYSRNYGSELEDLVGQGDSRGVMESEITRMVTETLLADPRTESVDQFTFDWNREQCMFSCRVASVQEEMFILESEVI
- a CDS encoding baseplate J/gp47 family protein; protein product: MAEIPRYLEDQTEEQIMQRMLDRLPADLDKSEGSFLWDAEAPVAFMLSEAALWAQELLRRGFASTAASSDPNFRSEELDLRAGEHGITRRAAVAAQGAVRFMGTPGKVVPAGTVVATLADEVSAEASLEYETVGRLELDAEGSGMVGVRALVAGKESNVPAGTVTVLSTPVSGVTSVTNIEVIKGGADIEADTALLERFYAKVRNQGTSGNKAQYVQWASEVPGVGATRVIPLWQGPGTVGLYLLDTEKRAAGTDLVTAVQKYVDPTQDGQGEGVAPAGPVVSVMPAEEVPMNIQVKLTLASDATLADVRALIESGVTAYLKQLAFADPLVRYTRIAAILLDIPPIIDYSELTVNGVSDQNIEMTASQVAVLGTVDVHE